In the genome of Quercus robur chromosome 3, dhQueRobu3.1, whole genome shotgun sequence, one region contains:
- the LOC126718065 gene encoding OVARIAN TUMOR DOMAIN-containing deubiquitinating enzyme 1, with protein sequence MQNKDGPRADGESEAATSNPTPDFDDWAKFGDDDIMQQQTAIRAEEAEKTPFVGDKEPLSSLAAEYQSGSPILLEKIKVLGEKYAAIRRTRGDGNCFFRSFMFSYLEHILESQDRAEVDRAKSNVEQCRKTLQSLGYADFTFEDFFALFLEQLESVLQGNGTSISQEELLLRSRDQSISDYVVMFFRFVTSGEIRKRSEFFEPFIMGLTNATVEQFCKSSVEPMGEESDHVHITALSDALGVPIRVVYLDRSSCDSAGVSVNHHDFIPAVGGLPNASGSTETVSPFITLLYRPGHYDILYSK encoded by the exons ATGCAGAATAAGGATGGGCCCCGAGCAGATGGGGAATCAGAAGCTGCAACATCCAATCCAACACCTGACTTTGATGATTGGGCAAAGTTTGGGGATGATGATATTATGCAGCAGCAAACTGCAATCCGAGCTGAGGAAGCCGAGAAAACCCCATTTGTAGGCGACAAG GAACCACTGTCTTCTCTGGCAGCTGAATATCAATCAGGGAGCCCCATCTTGTTGGAGAAAATAAAG GTGCTTGGTGAAAAGTACGCCGCCATTCGGCGAACAAGAGGAGATGGAAACTGCTTCTTTCGGAGCTTTATGTTTTCATACCTT GAGCATATTTTGGAATCACAAGACCGAGCAGAAGTTGATCGTGCCAAATCCAATGTTGAGCAATGTAGAAAAACACTTCAGAGCTTGGGTTATGCAGACTTCacttttgaggatttttttGCG ttattCCTTGAGCAGCTGGAAAGTGTCCTTCAAGGAAATGGAACATCCATAAG CCAAGAGGAGCTTTTACTTAGGAGTCGAGATCAGTCAATATCTGATTATG TTGTAATGTTTTTCAGATTTGTTACCTCTGGAGAAATACGAAAGCGCTCAGAGTTTTTTGAACCTTTTATAATGGGATTAACAAATGCAACCGTAGAGCAG TTTTGCAAGTCATCAGTGGAGCCAATGGGTGAAGAGAGCGACCATGTGCACATTACTGCCCTGTCGGATGCATTGGGTGTGCCAATCCGTGTTGTGTACCTTGATCGCAGCTCGTGCGATAGTGCTGGTGTCAGTGTAAATCATCATGATTTTATTCCTGCTGTTGGTGGTCTTCCGAATGCTAGTGGTAGCACTGAGACTGTTAGTCCCTTCATTACCTTGTTATATCGCCCTGGTCACTACGATATTCTCTACTCAAAGTGA